A region from the Candidatus Kryptoniota bacterium genome encodes:
- a CDS encoding beta galactosidase jelly roll domain-containing protein: MKSGFLTAFLAGLLYLSLVGSSGNAMADDTHRLYNLCRDWKFELGDNQRWADPKFDDSRWSEIEVPSSWEEEGYPGYDGYAWYRIHFTALSDWESNDLFLDLGAVDDVDETYLNGQLIGTMGGFPPNYSTAYNFSRHYPIPYDLLRPNGDNVIAVRVYDNQGSGGIISGRIGIYENRYSVDSDLRLPAVWKFKTGDEAEWKEESYDDKDWKNVRVPAYWETQGFRDYDGYAWYRVKFKVPSSFSEQDLIALVGKIDDFDETYLNGVRIGHTGYMPTTPVRRTDSDEYTQLRAYMIPSGVVHFDKDNVLAVRVYDCWQGGGLYEGPIGLVTRQHYAKYHRAVRNFGRWFEDLIDRIFN; this comes from the coding sequence ATGAAATCGGGATTTCTAACCGCTTTTCTGGCCGGGCTGCTTTATTTGTCTCTTGTGGGATCCTCCGGGAATGCCATGGCAGATGACACTCACCGCCTTTACAACCTGTGCAGAGATTGGAAATTCGAGTTAGGCGACAACCAACGCTGGGCTGATCCGAAATTTGATGACAGCCGGTGGTCGGAGATTGAAGTCCCATCAAGCTGGGAAGAAGAAGGATATCCGGGGTACGATGGGTACGCGTGGTACCGTATACATTTTACGGCCTTAAGTGATTGGGAATCGAACGACTTATTTCTCGACCTCGGCGCGGTCGACGACGTTGATGAAACATATTTGAACGGACAGTTGATAGGTACAATGGGGGGCTTTCCTCCCAATTATTCAACCGCTTATAATTTTTCCCGTCATTACCCAATTCCTTATGACTTGCTCAGACCGAACGGCGACAACGTTATTGCTGTTCGCGTTTATGACAATCAGGGATCGGGCGGCATCATAAGCGGACGCATCGGCATATATGAAAATCGTTATTCTGTCGATTCAGACCTCAGGTTACCTGCTGTTTGGAAATTCAAAACCGGAGACGAAGCTGAGTGGAAGGAAGAGTCTTATGACGACAAAGACTGGAAGAATGTCCGCGTCCCTGCATATTGGGAAACGCAGGGCTTCAGGGACTACGATGGCTATGCATGGTACCGCGTTAAGTTCAAGGTCCCATCGAGTTTCTCCGAGCAGGATTTAATCGCGCTCGTCGGAAAAATTGATGACTTTGATGAAACGTATCTCAATGGCGTGCGGATTGGTCATACAGGGTACATGCCCACGACACCGGTTCGGCGAACTGACTCCGACGAGTACACGCAGCTGCGGGCTTACATGATCCCATCGGGAGTGGTGCACTTCGATAAGGACAATGTACTTGCGGTTCGGGTATATGATTGCTGGCAGGGCGGAGGTTTATATGAGGGACCAATCGGACTGGTCACAAGGCAGCACTACGCGAAGTACCATAGAGCAGTGAGAAATTTCGGCAGGTGGTTCGAGGACTTGATCGATAGAATTTTCAATTAA
- a CDS encoding aminotransferase class V-fold PLP-dependent enzyme — MGQKPSDGNLFEKESLKIVEEALDSIEKGFSGLPVVATRSGKAKRFRSTLMQIAERMRDNYPYFHPLYAGQMLKPPHPIARAAYMLSMWINPNNHALDGGRASSQMEKEAVAELANMFGWSSHVGHLTGGGTMANLEALWVAGRINPGKKIVASDQAHYTHSRISGVLGLNFETIPADSKGRMDIGALKKVLEGGDVGTVVATIGTTAVGSVDPLPGILELKDRYGFRLHADAAYGGYFILTSNLEQDAVNAFTRLHDVDSIVIDPHKHGLQPYGCGCVIFRDPTVARFYKHNSPYTYFTSADLHLGEISLECSRAGASAVALWATQKFLPLKRGGEFSKSLEAGRSAALNLFQKLDSDKRFITAFPPELDIVVWAPFAENTEKISGLSRSVFNEAAKKSLHIALVDLPASFFDLDALGVRKDANTLTCLRSVLMKPEHEQWIERIWKILDKSMDIALSGKS; from the coding sequence GTGGGACAAAAACCTTCGGATGGAAATCTATTCGAGAAGGAGTCGCTGAAGATAGTTGAGGAAGCTCTCGACTCAATCGAAAAAGGGTTCTCGGGCCTCCCGGTTGTTGCCACGCGGTCCGGAAAAGCCAAACGATTTCGGTCGACACTGATGCAAATCGCAGAGAGGATGAGAGACAACTATCCTTATTTCCATCCCTTATATGCCGGGCAAATGCTCAAGCCGCCGCATCCGATCGCAAGAGCTGCGTACATGCTTTCAATGTGGATCAACCCGAATAATCATGCTCTTGATGGCGGCCGCGCGAGTTCCCAAATGGAAAAAGAGGCGGTTGCTGAATTGGCGAACATGTTCGGCTGGAGTTCTCACGTCGGGCATCTGACCGGCGGTGGAACTATGGCCAATCTAGAAGCTCTCTGGGTCGCGGGACGGATAAACCCAGGCAAGAAGATCGTCGCTTCAGATCAGGCACACTATACACATTCAAGGATAAGCGGAGTTCTCGGGCTAAATTTTGAAACCATTCCGGCCGACAGCAAGGGGAGAATGGATATCGGGGCATTGAAGAAAGTCCTTGAAGGCGGAGATGTCGGGACTGTAGTCGCGACGATCGGCACAACTGCAGTCGGATCGGTCGATCCTCTTCCCGGAATTCTTGAATTGAAAGATCGATACGGATTCAGACTTCACGCCGACGCCGCGTACGGCGGCTATTTCATTCTTACAAGTAATCTCGAGCAAGATGCTGTCAATGCTTTTACGCGACTTCATGATGTCGACTCGATCGTCATCGACCCGCATAAGCACGGACTTCAGCCTTATGGGTGCGGCTGCGTCATTTTCAGGGACCCGACCGTGGCCCGGTTCTACAAGCACAATTCGCCTTATACTTATTTCACGTCAGCCGACCTCCATCTCGGAGAGATCAGCCTTGAATGCTCGAGAGCCGGCGCAAGTGCCGTCGCTTTGTGGGCGACCCAGAAATTTCTCCCGTTGAAACGAGGAGGAGAGTTCTCGAAGTCGCTCGAAGCGGGCCGAAGTGCCGCGCTGAATTTGTTTCAGAAACTTGACTCCGACAAAAGATTTATTACAGCGTTCCCGCCGGAACTTGACATAGTTGTCTGGGCACCTTTCGCGGAAAACACAGAGAAAATATCCGGACTCTCTCGTTCCGTGTTCAATGAAGCTGCGAAAAAAAGTCTACACATTGCCCTGGTGGATCTTCCAGCGAGTTTCTTCGATCTAGACGCGCTTGGTGTCAGGAAGGATGCGAATACTCTAACTTGCTTACGTTCGGTCCTTATGAAACCGGAACACGAGCAATGGATCGAAAGGATATGGAAGATCCTTGACAAGTCTATGGATATTGCTCTTTCCGGAAAATCGTGA
- a CDS encoding carbon-nitrogen hydrolase, with protein MNRNKSKEIQKKFAVGLLQMSIDKNPDQNLRKAVSWIGKASKMGAQVICLPELFRTRYFCQSEDITNFKFAEEIPGPSTAAISRAAKKDKVAVIVPLFEKRAIGVYHNSAVVIDADGKIAGRYRKMHIPDDPAFYEKFYFAPGDLGFQSFKTKYGNIGTLICWDQWYPEGARITALKGASILFYPTAIGWHPREKAEHGKAQFESWQIIQRGHAVANGVYVAAVNRVGLEKPDEKSPGIEFWGQSFVADPQGVVIAQASVDKEEILIAEINPDRIEYIRQNWPFLRDRRTDAYDGINERFLEK; from the coding sequence ATGAATAGGAATAAATCTAAAGAAATTCAGAAGAAGTTTGCGGTCGGGTTATTGCAGATGTCGATAGACAAAAACCCTGATCAAAACCTGAGGAAAGCCGTTTCGTGGATTGGAAAAGCATCGAAGATGGGCGCCCAGGTAATTTGTCTTCCTGAACTCTTCAGGACAAGATATTTCTGCCAGTCAGAAGACATCACGAATTTCAAATTTGCGGAAGAGATTCCCGGTCCGTCGACCGCAGCGATATCGCGCGCGGCAAAGAAGGACAAGGTTGCCGTGATCGTCCCGCTGTTTGAAAAGCGTGCGATCGGTGTTTATCACAATTCTGCGGTTGTGATTGACGCGGACGGAAAAATCGCGGGACGTTACAGGAAGATGCATATTCCAGACGATCCGGCGTTCTATGAAAAGTTTTATTTTGCTCCGGGCGATCTCGGGTTTCAATCTTTTAAGACCAAATATGGAAACATCGGCACGCTCATTTGTTGGGACCAATGGTATCCCGAAGGGGCCCGCATCACGGCGCTTAAGGGCGCGAGCATACTATTCTATCCTACTGCGATCGGATGGCATCCTCGGGAAAAGGCGGAACACGGTAAGGCCCAATTCGAATCGTGGCAGATTATTCAGCGAGGTCACGCGGTCGCTAATGGTGTTTATGTCGCTGCGGTTAATCGTGTCGGACTCGAGAAGCCGGACGAAAAAAGTCCGGGCATAGAATTTTGGGGCCAATCGTTCGTGGCAGATCCACAAGGCGTTGTGATAGCTCAGGCGTCCGTCGATAAAGAGGAAATACTTATCGCGGAAATCAATCCGGATAGGATCGAATACATAAGGCAGAACTGGCCTTTCTTACGAGACAGGCGAACAGATGCGTACGATGGAATTAATGAGAGGTTTCTGGAGAAATGA
- a CDS encoding agmatine deiminase family protein, whose product MHRHVSKIYPFDLGFRLPAEWEPHEATWLGWPHNKSDWPGKFAPIPWVYAEIVRRISVGEKARIVVESKEHEKQAVAVLKSANVDADNLEFFVCKTDRGWTRDSGPQFVRSSHELAQVNLGFNGWAKYSNYKKDRRLPEFIAKKTRLRSFTPEHNASRVILEGGSIDYNGKGTLITTEECLLDGKVQVRNPGFTRMDYIKVFEKYLGATDVLWLGKGIAGDDTHGHVDDLCRFVNARTLLLMQESNPKDENYRTLQENRERLQGFKLEDGSKADVAYLPMPEPVVFKKQRLPASYANFYFCNSAVLVPTFDDPNDKRAIGIISEIVTDRPVIGIHALDLVWGLGTLHCLTHEQPGT is encoded by the coding sequence ATGCACCGACACGTCTCTAAAATTTATCCCTTCGATCTTGGCTTCAGGCTCCCTGCAGAGTGGGAACCTCATGAGGCAACGTGGCTGGGATGGCCGCATAACAAAAGCGACTGGCCTGGAAAATTTGCACCGATACCATGGGTGTATGCGGAGATTGTGCGGCGGATTTCAGTCGGCGAGAAAGCGAGAATCGTTGTCGAGTCGAAGGAGCATGAGAAGCAGGCGGTCGCTGTTCTGAAATCTGCGAATGTCGATGCAGATAACCTCGAGTTCTTTGTCTGCAAGACCGACAGGGGATGGACGCGCGACTCGGGGCCGCAGTTTGTCAGAAGCTCGCACGAGCTGGCGCAGGTAAACCTCGGCTTCAACGGCTGGGCAAAGTATTCCAACTACAAAAAGGACCGGCGGCTTCCCGAATTTATCGCGAAGAAAACGAGACTGCGGTCGTTCACGCCTGAGCACAATGCAAGTCGCGTCATCCTTGAAGGCGGATCCATTGACTACAACGGCAAAGGAACACTGATTACAACGGAGGAATGTCTTCTCGATGGAAAAGTCCAGGTGAGGAATCCTGGATTCACCAGGATGGATTACATAAAAGTTTTTGAAAAATATCTTGGAGCGACAGATGTTCTCTGGCTCGGGAAGGGCATAGCCGGCGACGACACCCACGGCCATGTTGACGATCTGTGCAGGTTCGTGAACGCACGAACGCTTCTTCTTATGCAGGAATCCAATCCTAAGGACGAGAACTACAGGACGCTTCAAGAAAACCGGGAGCGCCTCCAGGGGTTTAAGCTCGAGGACGGATCGAAAGCCGACGTTGCATATCTTCCTATGCCGGAACCGGTAGTTTTCAAAAAGCAGCGACTCCCCGCCAGCTACGCCAACTTCTATTTCTGTAATTCGGCGGTGCTCGTTCCGACATTCGACGATCCAAACGACAAGAGAGCGATCGGGATTATTTCTGAAATTGTAACTGACCGTCCTGTCATAGGGATCCACGCGCTCGATCTCGTTTGGGGATTGGGGACTCTTCATTGTCTCACTCATGAGCAGCCGGGTACGTAA
- a CDS encoding radical SAM protein, translating to MQSVLRNLLVMGRVFISNPAMIRVRPSITKFMCDYMNKFRVRTVGKNLILHSHLPPLNSAAYSRFVRSHLIEKTTGPSHAQIAITNSCPQNCDYCYNKDRSGRVMDKSTIRRVARELKDMGVVWIGLTGGEPLLNPHIVEIVNDIAGDCAVKLFTTGCGLTDGLAERLRDAGLFSVSVSLDHWSEEVHDARRRYPGAFKQAIKAIETFRNLGDMDVGVSAVLSPEMINTDGALEFIRFLETLNIHEAWLSEAKPTTETFWREDMVINDEDRLRLVAMQDEYNKSGGMTINYLGHFEGRECFGCNAGHKMVYVDAFGEVSPCVFTPMSFGNIHQESVRDIFRRMKSYFPSDNSCFINRNYKLLAKYSDGSKILSAEKSSKLMNEVVFENYSAFFKLYYGGRTRKESMNKRVSRRLEGIGG from the coding sequence ATGCAATCTGTCTTGAGAAATCTGCTGGTTATGGGAAGGGTGTTCATTTCAAATCCCGCCATGATTCGCGTGAGACCGTCCATCACCAAATTCATGTGCGATTACATGAACAAGTTTCGCGTCAGGACAGTAGGGAAGAATCTGATTCTGCATTCACATCTTCCGCCGTTGAACAGCGCCGCGTATTCCCGGTTTGTCCGCTCGCATCTAATCGAAAAGACGACCGGACCGTCTCACGCGCAAATTGCCATTACAAATTCATGTCCTCAAAATTGCGACTACTGTTATAACAAAGACAGAAGCGGCAGGGTGATGGATAAGAGCACTATCCGCCGTGTTGCGCGAGAGCTCAAGGATATGGGCGTGGTATGGATAGGTCTGACCGGAGGTGAGCCGCTTCTGAATCCGCATATAGTTGAGATCGTTAATGACATCGCGGGCGACTGCGCAGTAAAATTATTCACAACCGGCTGCGGCCTGACCGACGGATTGGCGGAGAGACTGCGTGACGCGGGCCTGTTCTCAGTGTCGGTAAGTCTCGATCACTGGAGTGAGGAAGTTCACGACGCGAGAAGAAGATATCCGGGTGCGTTCAAGCAGGCTATAAAAGCCATAGAGACATTCAGAAACCTGGGGGACATGGATGTGGGCGTGTCTGCGGTACTTTCTCCCGAGATGATCAATACGGACGGCGCATTGGAATTCATCAGGTTCCTCGAGACACTTAATATTCACGAGGCATGGCTGAGCGAAGCCAAACCGACAACCGAAACTTTCTGGCGCGAAGACATGGTAATAAATGACGAAGACCGGCTGCGACTCGTGGCGATGCAGGATGAATACAACAAGTCGGGAGGGATGACGATCAACTATCTCGGCCACTTTGAAGGGAGAGAATGCTTCGGCTGTAATGCCGGGCATAAAATGGTTTATGTCGACGCGTTCGGAGAAGTGAGCCCGTGCGTATTCACACCGATGAGTTTCGGGAACATCCATCAGGAAAGCGTTCGTGACATTTTCAGAAGGATGAAATCTTACTTCCCATCCGATAATTCGTGTTTCATAAACAGGAACTATAAACTCCTTGCGAAATATTCCGATGGGAGCAAAATCCTGTCCGCGGAAAAGAGCTCGAAGCTGATGAATGAGGTCGTCTTCGAAAATTATTCGGCGTTCTTCAAGTTGTATTACGGCGGCCGCACACGAAAGGAGAGCATGAACAAAAGGGTGTCTCGACGCCTGGAGGGAATCGGGGGATGA
- a CDS encoding GMC family oxidoreductase N-terminal domain-containing protein yields MKRAVVIGSGAGGATAAKELQGKFDVTVLEEGKPFVPMSVNLQSIYKLKKSGLMLDERMAGLIFPPMRIRKTAEDMVLVNGRGLGGTTTICTGNALREDEALKAIGINLDEEFDELANEVPISTDHQKRWHPNTRKVYDICEKMGLQPEPTPKMAFREKCAACGRCIFGCLRGAKWDSRYFLDDALARGARLVSNCKVERLVVRNGQASGVEASNGWHRRFIPADLVVVAAGGLGTPGILRNSGLECVDRLFVDPVLCVAARWDDSRQDTEIPMPFVVQRENFIISPYFDFLSYFFNGRWKYPAKNIYSIMIKIADTNCGGVQGRRVDKTLSAEDWRVLDEGTELCTEILHRVGINDDEIFLGTLNAGHPGGMLPLTENESRSFHHGALPGNVYVCDSSLFPESLGNPPILTIMAMAKRIGKICRALA; encoded by the coding sequence ATGAAACGCGCGGTCGTCATCGGCAGCGGCGCTGGCGGAGCGACAGCGGCGAAAGAACTTCAGGGAAAATTCGATGTGACGGTTCTCGAAGAGGGAAAGCCATTTGTTCCGATGTCCGTTAACCTCCAGTCGATTTACAAACTGAAGAAAAGCGGCCTGATGCTGGATGAAAGAATGGCGGGACTGATTTTTCCACCGATGAGAATACGGAAGACCGCGGAGGACATGGTCCTCGTAAACGGAAGGGGCCTTGGAGGCACCACGACGATATGCACCGGCAACGCGCTCAGAGAGGACGAAGCACTGAAGGCGATCGGGATAAACCTGGATGAGGAGTTCGACGAGCTGGCAAATGAGGTTCCGATTTCGACCGATCATCAGAAACGATGGCACCCCAACACGAGAAAGGTTTATGACATCTGCGAGAAAATGGGACTTCAGCCGGAACCGACACCCAAGATGGCTTTTCGGGAAAAGTGTGCGGCATGTGGGAGATGTATATTCGGATGTCTTCGAGGAGCGAAATGGGACAGCAGATATTTTCTGGATGATGCTCTCGCGAGAGGCGCGCGGCTCGTGTCGAACTGCAAAGTCGAAAGACTGGTGGTTCGAAATGGACAGGCGTCGGGAGTTGAGGCGAGCAACGGGTGGCACCGGAGATTCATACCCGCCGACCTGGTCGTCGTCGCCGCCGGCGGATTGGGCACCCCGGGAATATTGAGGAATTCCGGATTGGAATGCGTGGACAGGCTCTTCGTCGATCCGGTCCTTTGTGTCGCGGCAAGATGGGACGACTCGCGCCAGGATACGGAGATACCTATGCCGTTCGTCGTTCAACGCGAGAATTTTATAATATCACCTTACTTCGATTTCCTGAGTTACTTCTTCAACGGAAGATGGAAATACCCGGCGAAGAATATTTACAGTATCATGATAAAAATAGCCGACACGAATTGTGGCGGGGTTCAGGGCAGGAGAGTCGACAAAACCCTTTCGGCTGAAGACTGGCGGGTTCTTGATGAAGGCACGGAGCTTTGCACGGAAATCTTGCATCGCGTTGGGATAAATGACGATGAGATTTTTCTCGGAACACTGAACGCGGGACACCCGGGGGGAATGCTTCCTCTGACCGAAAATGAATCGCGGAGTTTCCATCACGGAGCTCTTCCGGGGAATGTTTATGTTTGCGATTCAAGTTTGTTTCCAGAGTCGCTCGGCAATCCGCCTATCCTTACTATCATGGCGATGGCAAAAAGGATCGGGAAGATTTGCAGGGCTTTGGCGTGA
- a CDS encoding DUF5677 domain-containing protein, which translates to MVASRSNAGNQALSKNGGDIESYIRFSEKAHRIYLANFRKNRKVLGSGHNWVFHLLLANSMNLSSAISTLAALGKPNEAMILLRTRLEQLIICSYLIHEDEEAGLKRFVAFLPKVDPGFGRTLKKIDMIREGIELLFPEMGTRLPKLLEKMDATAEKSFGFGSNGFIRKWSEMNTGEIVARRDKLADKNDLISSYRLSYYYDTIYKFGSVLVHADVASISPAFVVLGNEGTVRPHEIYTMSATLINAHLDIIQCHEVSKKLDLLNEKKFFGLYEKYIGQIKSDFGIRDKELLTI; encoded by the coding sequence ATGGTCGCGAGTCGCAGCAATGCCGGCAATCAGGCGTTATCGAAAAACGGCGGAGATATCGAGTCTTATATCAGGTTCTCCGAGAAAGCCCATAGAATTTATCTGGCGAACTTCCGGAAGAATCGAAAAGTCTTAGGGTCGGGGCACAACTGGGTCTTCCATCTCCTCCTCGCGAATTCAATGAATCTCAGCTCTGCAATCAGTACTCTCGCCGCTCTGGGCAAACCAAACGAAGCAATGATCCTTCTGAGAACACGGCTCGAGCAGCTAATCATCTGTTCATACCTGATTCATGAAGATGAAGAAGCCGGGTTGAAGAGGTTCGTTGCATTCCTTCCCAAAGTGGATCCCGGTTTTGGACGGACGCTTAAGAAGATCGACATGATCAGAGAAGGAATCGAACTTCTTTTCCCCGAGATGGGAACCCGTCTTCCGAAATTGTTGGAGAAGATGGACGCGACCGCCGAAAAATCTTTCGGGTTCGGCAGCAACGGCTTTATCAGGAAGTGGTCCGAGATGAACACGGGAGAGATTGTAGCGCGCCGTGATAAGCTGGCAGATAAGAACGACCTCATCAGCTCGTACCGGTTGAGCTACTACTACGACACGATATACAAGTTCGGAAGCGTTCTCGTTCACGCCGATGTCGCATCGATCTCTCCGGCGTTTGTGGTGCTCGGTAATGAAGGGACCGTCAGGCCGCATGAGATCTATACAATGAGCGCAACATTGATCAATGCCCATCTCGACATCATCCAGTGTCATGAAGTGTCGAAAAAACTGGATTTGCTTAACGAGAAAAAGTTTTTCGGACTCTATGAAAAATACATAGGACAAATCAAATCTGATTTCGGAATTCGAGACAAAGAACTATTGACAATTTGA
- a CDS encoding nuclear transport factor 2 family protein — MRNYFLTSPSSDRLVAVTVTVMTILFTTLVPHAMCQDSKRPVECAGDSDFKNLLIGLEKHSWQMEKEKNGDYFDSAMTDDFIAVEADGRTYTKAEVVPLIPQGESFDYELTEFKIIMISEAAAIVSYNASVVFESDSTKGKAIFLASSVWTKVRNKWLLKFHQKTAISS; from the coding sequence ATGAGAAACTATTTTCTGACTTCTCCTTCCAGCGATAGACTGGTTGCCGTAACGGTGACTGTAATGACGATACTCTTCACCACGCTCGTCCCACACGCAATGTGTCAGGATTCAAAGAGACCGGTGGAATGCGCGGGTGACTCAGATTTCAAGAACTTACTGATCGGCCTCGAGAAGCACTCATGGCAAATGGAGAAGGAGAAGAACGGAGACTACTTCGACAGCGCGATGACGGACGATTTCATTGCGGTAGAGGCCGATGGCAGGACATACACTAAGGCGGAGGTTGTGCCGCTGATACCGCAGGGTGAGTCATTCGATTATGAATTGACCGAGTTCAAGATAATTATGATTAGTGAGGCTGCAGCGATCGTATCGTACAACGCAAGTGTGGTATTCGAATCGGACTCAACGAAAGGGAAGGCGATTTTTCTGGCGAGCTCTGTGTGGACAAAGGTAAGAAATAAATGGCTTCTAAAATTTCATCAGAAGACGGCAATAAGTTCGTAG
- a CDS encoding phosphatase PAP2 family protein: MKQKYLHSAKYSIPISLLLATGCMAQGISEDPVNRGQLSVLQPLKQGVVAPEVVRFNEGVSSTDDSLSQSHPNLTLFGGLGNNILNSFGGDNLYYHLGAVAGTALIVPTDLDYKLEHYFNTHPQYTGWAHGVGITGQDLPFIVGGGLLAYAELQSDNEVLGASFAVIQASLIAVTYNSILKAVTGRPGPNWKQNSNMEDLSETFRFGFFRGGIYWGWPSGHTVASMAVVSALTNYYPDKTWLKIAGYSVVAYTMAAVTANNRGGMHWFSDAVAGALMSYTIGSTVGSYFRSAYTGAVSRPSSASFQLSPSIYPAGVNLSVAF; the protein is encoded by the coding sequence ATGAAACAAAAGTATCTTCATTCCGCGAAGTACTCTATTCCTATATCTCTTCTTCTCGCAACAGGCTGCATGGCACAGGGAATCAGCGAAGATCCCGTCAACCGCGGACAACTGTCAGTTCTCCAACCACTCAAACAGGGAGTCGTCGCGCCCGAAGTCGTCCGGTTTAATGAAGGCGTGTCCAGCACCGACGATTCTCTTTCTCAGAGCCATCCCAACCTGACTCTCTTTGGCGGCTTGGGCAACAATATTCTGAATAGTTTCGGCGGCGACAATTTGTATTATCATCTCGGTGCAGTGGCAGGAACAGCGCTAATTGTTCCAACAGATCTCGATTACAAACTCGAGCATTACTTCAACACTCATCCCCAGTATACCGGCTGGGCGCACGGAGTAGGCATCACGGGACAGGACCTTCCGTTTATTGTCGGCGGCGGATTGCTCGCATATGCCGAATTACAAAGCGACAATGAAGTACTGGGCGCCTCCTTCGCGGTCATCCAGGCGAGCCTCATAGCAGTCACTTACAACTCGATCCTGAAGGCTGTGACGGGGAGACCGGGTCCAAATTGGAAACAGAATTCTAACATGGAAGACCTGAGTGAGACATTCAGGTTCGGATTTTTTCGCGGAGGAATTTACTGGGGCTGGCCTTCAGGGCACACCGTAGCCAGCATGGCGGTAGTATCGGCGCTCACAAATTACTATCCCGACAAAACATGGCTGAAGATCGCGGGGTACAGTGTGGTCGCTTATACAATGGCGGCGGTAACCGCAAATAACAGAGGCGGGATGCACTGGTTCTCCGATGCCGTCGCAGGCGCACTAATGTCTTACACTATTGGTTCTACCGTCGGCAGTTATTTCAGGAGTGCTTATACTGGCGCAGTGTCACGCCCGAGCTCAGCTTCATTTCAATTATCACCGAGCATCTATCCTGCGGGAGTGAATCTGTCAGTGGCGTTCTGA